In Nitrospira defluvii, the genomic stretch GGCACTGTCCGAACAGGCTCAACAGGAACTGACCGAGCGGCGGCAATCGCTGGAAAGCGACATGCGGGAATTTCACGTTCGCATGCACACGCTCGAACGGGAGGCCGAGCAGGCTCTGCACCATCTCGACCATCAAATCGTCGCCAACGTCATGAAAGGCGCCTACGAAACGCTGCTGCACACGTACCAACGTCTCCAGCCGGTGACGACGTATCTCCAATGCGTCCACCACGATATCATTCACCAGTACAAAGATTTCCTGCCGCATAGCGCACCGATGCTGCCGATCCCCGGATTGGAGCAAGCACGGCGTCCGGACATGACACGATTCGCCGTCAACCTGATCGTGGCCCGTGATGCCTCCGCCGGCGCGCCCGTGGTCGACGAATCGCATCCGACCTATAGTAACCTCATCGGGAAGATTGAGCGGCGCGCCCACCTAGGCGTGATGTATACCGACTTCACCGAGATCCGTGCCGGCGCGATGCTCCAGGCCAACGGCGGCTACCTGATCCTGCAAGCCCTGGATCTGCTCCGCCAACCGTTTTCCTGGGAGGCGCTCAAGCGGGTCATCAAAACCGGCGCGGTCACCATTGAGGACCCGGCGGAATTTTACGGCTTCGCCACCGCCGGCCTGCGACCTGAGCCGATCCCCGTCTCGGTCAAAGTCATCCTGGTCGGCACCGCCGGCATCTACCATCTGCTCCAGGCCTACGAGGAAGACTTCGCCAAGCTGTTCAAGGTGAAGGCCGATTTCGACGTGGAAGTTCCCCATGACGAGCGGCAAGAGCGGCAGTATGCGCGCTTCGTGGCGAAACTCTGTCGCGAGGAAGCATTGCCGCCCTTCGGCGCCGACGCCGTGGCGGAAGTGATTCGCCAGGGCTTCCGCTTCGCCGACCGGCATGATCGGTTGTCCCTGCGGTTCAGCCTGGTGAGCGACCTGATCCGCGAAGCCGGCTATTGGGCCAGAAAAGACGGTCACTCCTTCGTGACGCGGGCGGACGTGGAATCGGCCCTGGCGCACCAGCGTCGACGTGCCGATCTGCCGGAGCAATGGATTCAGGATGAGATCAAAGAAGGCACGTTGATGGTCGATCTGCAAGGCGAAGTCGTCGGCCAGGTCAATGGGTTGTCTGTCTACCAACTCGGCGACTATGCCTTCGGCCGCCCGACAAGGATCACCGCCCGCACCTACGTCGGGACGAAGGGCGTGATCGACATCCAACGCGAGGTCGAACTGGCCGGGCATATCCACAGCAAGGGCGTCATGACACTGGCCGGATTTCTGGCGGGAAAATTCGCCGGGCTGCAACCCTTCGCCCTCAGCGCCACCTTGACCTTCGAACAGACCTACTCCGAGGTCGAAGGAGACAGCGCCGCCGTCGCCGAGCTGACCGCGGTGCTCTCAAGCCTTTCGGCCCTCCCTGTCCGCCAGTCCCTGGCCGTCACCGGCTCGGTGAATCAACTTGGAGAAATTCAGCCCATCGGCGGCGTGAATGAAAAGATCGAGGGCTTCTTCGAATCCTGCAAACGGCGCGGCCTCACCGGCACGCAGGGTGTGATCATCCCCGCGCGTAACACCAAGCACCTCGCGCTGAACCGGGAAGTGGTCACAGCGGTGGAAGAGGGGAAATTCGCCGTCTATGGTGTCGACACCATCGAGCAGGCGCTTGAACTCCTCATCGGGGTGCCCGCCGGAGAACGAGGAGCAGACGGAACCTTCCCGCCCGAGAGCATCTACG encodes the following:
- a CDS encoding Lon protease family protein, which translates into the protein MLDKHKLPASLLAPNVDPSRLGFEDTSEIEPLEDTIGQERAVEALEFGLQMTSSGFNIFVSGPVGTGKGTLVRQMVKRLAQTAPPPSDWCYVHNFHDASRPTCLSFPAGQGAAFKREMGAFIDGLRRDIPAAFEGKKYLDAKAKIIEDTEGKKKALFHELTTLCHQRGFGFEETPVGFGLVPLKDDRPMNEKEMEALSEQAQQELTERRQSLESDMREFHVRMHTLEREAEQALHHLDHQIVANVMKGAYETLLHTYQRLQPVTTYLQCVHHDIIHQYKDFLPHSAPMLPIPGLEQARRPDMTRFAVNLIVARDASAGAPVVDESHPTYSNLIGKIERRAHLGVMYTDFTEIRAGAMLQANGGYLILQALDLLRQPFSWEALKRVIKTGAVTIEDPAEFYGFATAGLRPEPIPVSVKVILVGTAGIYHLLQAYEEDFAKLFKVKADFDVEVPHDERQERQYARFVAKLCREEALPPFGADAVAEVIRQGFRFADRHDRLSLRFSLVSDLIREAGYWARKDGHSFVTRADVESALAHQRRRADLPEQWIQDEIKEGTLMVDLQGEVVGQVNGLSVYQLGDYAFGRPTRITARTYVGTKGVIDIQREVELAGHIHSKGVMTLAGFLAGKFAGLQPFALSATLTFEQTYSEVEGDSAAVAELTAVLSSLSALPVRQSLAVTGSVNQLGEIQPIGGVNEKIEGFFESCKRRGLTGTQGVIIPARNTKHLALNREVVTAVEEGKFAVYGVDTIEQALELLIGVPAGERGADGTFPPESIYGRTAARLDELAQIVASWGEAEESNKVND